One genomic region from Corallococcus soli encodes:
- a CDS encoding SMI1/KNR4 family protein, protein MSMDSLLAEVSRIHFPRPPATPVQVAAFEARVGWTLDEDLRAFYLRFDGCDLFVSSPDTRFRVLPLEKIQRARVAIRANDRDEAGAASLYTLVDMQDSDYIILDVARGEVDRYPLFDAWHETFPELVPIASSFSEFLGKALRSGNQAFWLSSEPPES, encoded by the coding sequence TGGCCGAAGTCTCCCGGATCCACTTCCCTCGCCCTCCTGCCACGCCCGTACAGGTCGCCGCCTTTGAAGCACGCGTGGGGTGGACACTTGATGAGGACCTGCGCGCCTTCTACCTGCGCTTCGACGGGTGTGACCTCTTCGTCTCCTCACCTGACACGCGCTTCCGCGTGCTGCCGCTGGAGAAAATCCAACGCGCTCGCGTCGCCATCCGCGCCAACGACAGGGACGAGGCCGGGGCGGCTTCCCTCTACACGTTGGTGGACATGCAGGACTCCGACTACATCATCCTGGACGTGGCACGAGGGGAGGTTGACCGATATCCCCTCTTCGACGCGTGGCACGAGACGTTTCCCGAACTGGTGCCCATTGCATCATCCTTTAGCGAGTTCCTGGGGAAGGCGCTGCGCAGCGGCAACCAGGCCTTCTGGCTGAGCAGTGAACCTCCGGAGAGCTGA